The sequence tgagtaaagttcagtgaaggtgattgtcaagtgccaacaatcaggcgagatatttggtagtgggtgcttgagaagactaaatatgtatctgcagatccctataaacaGTGTTCAAAATGGGGGGGGAGCCAGGGGGAGCTTGGCTCCCCTAAAGAGGGGGGGAGCTCCCCTGAAGGCCGGAGCTCCCCTGAAGGCTCCCCCTatttattgaaataaataaaaatcagctcctaaattccgatctctgtagataaataaagaactaagccaGCTGTAGTGTgtatgcagccaaaccatttattacaatgcattcatgtgatgactttcaaagagtaaagcatgcactgctgaataaattaTGATTTTGTCTTTTaccaaacgttttttttcatatggaatgcagttggaggtcaaccaatcacagagcttgaggactaatcacggggtttgtgaGCAAAGcggaacgatagctgaggactctgggtagtgtagtgtctttgtCAATCCTAAACtgcgaaaaaatatttgtttctcagaatcgaaggggaaaaatacaaaagcattgcacacaatttaaaccaatcaatgttgtgtacttAACAAGAATAATCTGGTGTGTTtgagtggatgagtagtgcagatatcactgtaaaatcaatcaacagtaaggggaatacttacttccgggtgtaaaatcctccgttatccaatgggaatggacgctcacattgcctttaactgccgccgacatggaccgatgcggtgcttccctgagcgtcaaataccgccgccgatgggaatacattgcaatcagttgaagctctttgcgtccctttatgaagctgaaggagcctcggagcgtcacaactgcacgccatggacactgaccaagcgtcgctcctggaccctcagggagtgagactgtgttgttaTATCTGTTAAATGTCGATtagaattatatatatatatatctgcttGTGAAGACAACAAATTACCTTAAAATTGAGAAAGCTAAAATGTTTAGGCTTTCTAAAATAAATGCTTAAAACCAACATCCCATTGCGAAATAGCCGCTTTATCTTTCAGGATCTTAGCAGCTCCAAAAAGGATGAAGAAATTGAAAGCAACATTTTATTCCTTTCTCCTTTTAGATATTATAATAACCCTCGTATACAATACGTTTTAAATTACAATTGTACTGGTTGACACAAATGAACAACAGTTAAAATGACAAAGAAGGTTTTACATTTGAGATGATTTACTCTGCTATGGCATCATGAAATAAGTATTTCTGAAATAACAAAAACATTCAATATATTTCAGTCCGCATCTGTGGAACTCCCCCCCTGGTTACTGACGGTGACGTTGTGGAAAACACTGGAAGAAGTTTGCGGTACCGATGTGCTGCTCAATACCAACTAGTGGGTCCGGAGATGGTGGGATGTTACAGCGATGGCACGTGGTCCGAAGCACCCACCTGCAAAGGTAAAAACAAGTCCACTCTAACATTCAGAGAACTTGGCTGTGTAAATAAACGTGTTGTTTCTTTTTCCAGCCACCTTCTGTTCTGTGTACACTGATGAACTTTCTCACATAAAATCTGTTGGAGTCAGATATATAAATGATGGTGAAGAAGAGAATTTGGAATGTTCCAGTTCTGTTTTCCATTTTTCTGAAGCCCGGTGCACTCGTGGGAAAGTTAAGCTTTCTGAATGTAAGTATAATTTAAAGCTTGTTACATATTCAATGCCattaaaatgtttgtgaacattATTGTTTAAAAGACTTAGGCTGcagtccaatagtccatttagcttaggaaccttcttaacggagtgaaatgacccggaagtccctcagtggcagccatgataagtgccgttccaattctctagatgaaaggaaaggaggtttcaaacttcctttataacctcctttagcttaggaaccactggacctccctaaccgaaaggagaggaggaaatgctgccccacaatgcattgcagccgcagcatttgccatcactcaacagtcggccgttcacggaaacaaccgattatgaccgagaaatgatatcatgaaagttacggtgcttattaagcatttgaaaacgtaggtggtaagttgccaaagtgctttgttttcaaCGTtcgtcagtattataatcaaaaagagaaatatgaacgttagtttttactgaaatgatcaaataaagtcaacatttcactgagctgtgtggggtttgttcaacttttaaaagatgtttgaatggtgatatacacagagatagatgttaaggactaacgtttataataaatacatctgtattgattttaagatctttagttcatacaatcatacgtattgggatcatttgtattaatgtggaccggagggagagggtgacgagcataagtttcactttccttttttatttcaattccaactttggtcttgaagaatatgtttctctgttgtccacgttcataaagcaaagcagcagcatcagagcacggtgcagagtctctagatgagtccctcgttcttattgaacatccatgttgtcgtccgctgtatagaaaactgtagtttctagtttccccacagcagcagacgcacatttatgacctccactggcgcatcataaacacgtcggatagtgaaagtgcagtaaTTTAGTCGAATACCCAAGCAACTTCTCAGTTTTGTTGCTTTTTGGTCAAGTCCCGAGTAAGACCACACCCCCAAAGATACTGCAGtcaatagagtgccacagtgacgtgtcctaaaacccggaagtaaactccttctggttccctcgacaaaaacgcTAGGATTTGGGAAAAtatctggaaataaggtctgcggttgagacacatttaagagacgggtcacgttttgttcagccggataatctccacatgtctatcctacttttatcattttcgaatcataaatctagtcgccggaagaaaaatgctaacgttatgctataaaggaactacagcagggtcgctgcttcaacgtcacgccgacttcagatccatattcaaacacacagactctaaatggaacaagttgaagcgtttgtttgaacagtttgcaggaggcagggacttgctttcaagcagaacagaaacaaATTTAGAGGAGTGTCTACGTGttacttggtaacaaccatcgtttttcagacacgtcgactcttcagaaatcaccagcggggtcactgctgatggatttaatgtcgtagaacaaaacgtgatccgtctcttaaatgtgtctcaacctcagaccttatttccagctattttccaaaatcctatggagaaatccaatTGCTTTTTGGTtgaggaaccggaagtggtgaAATGCTAACTTGCTCAATCTAACGTAGCTAAAATGTATACATCTGTAAACCGTTCATAGTGTTGGCTGTGTGAGGGTGCAGTGTGCCCCTGTTGAAGCCTTACATTGGAAACAGCTGATGGCGGCTTCTTAAAGGCCTGATAACATTTGCAATGGTTGCCAGACAGTTAAGCAGATAGTATTTACTTCCAGAGGTGGGggaagtactcaaatcttgtacttgagtaaaagtagaagtaccagagtgttacaagtcctgcattcaaaatgttcttcaagaAAAAGgtgttggcatcaaaatatagttaaagtaccaaaagtaaaagtagtcattctgcagattggtccatttcagaataatatatatgatatgttttgattataattattcatTAACCGAGCAAGACCACACCCCTAAAGATACTGCTGTCTATACTGCAAGTATCTTGCTCAAGGATTaatcgacatgttgactacatgggctgggatcgaactcacgaccttctggttgaaagaagACCGCACTCGTAGCTACAGTCGCCCATCTGCCTTACATTGGAAACAGCTGATGACGGCTTCTTAATGGCCTGATTCAAATCGCAATGGTTGTAAATATACTGTAATTGGAAAATAATCAAGTGGGGTGTCCTTGTTTTGTCCGTCTTTGAGCCAGGGCTccctatttttgttttattcttggtTTTAGAATTAATTCAGTAATGGTGTGTGTCTAACACAAACATAATAAATCATAGTGTTTCTCAAATGAAGGGGGAAAATAAGGAAATAAAGTAATGTATCAAGACGAGTTATTACTTTCTTCTTTTACTTGGCATTCTTCACAAATACACAGACATTGCAGCACATCGTTTCAGGTCTTTGTACAGCCTTTCTCAGCAGTATATGAAAACTTGGTGatgcagtggcgttttctcctggagaccAAGGGAAGACAGGCTTCTCCTGGTTTTTCAGCCTTTGTTATCATTTTGAtcattacaaatatatattcttGTCTGTGGTTGTTTCGGTGTTCAGGGCATACAAGAGGTGTAACATTATTTGAATACCAAAACTATATTGAAATAGAGTCTCGCTTGAACAGCAGCTACGTAGCTGTAACATTACTGGGTTGTTTGGTGATAACTACCAAAGTAAAGTAACTTCAGACGCAGACGTCACGTAGCTTCTCAGACGAGAGGGGTGGCGACGAGAGTGCCACGTTACTTCTCTCACGGCATTGTAGGCGACGATCGACACGATTGGCTGTTCAGTTAGTTCAGTCTTTGGCACAAATCACACCTCATAAACTACAAGCTACATCACTGTTGCATAGCTGCGTGTCacaaccgctaagctaaaggcggctaatgtccAGCTGGATGGCGTTCAGTAGTCGCATTTAGCCTCTTGTTATCAACCACCATTTTTATGACACATAAAAGCTTTGTATATTCACTGCCAGTGGGGTAATATCAGATGCATTTTTTGTCAAAGGACAAAACGTGAAAATCTAACCCATCAAGTggaaaaatgctaactaattccatgttttaggactcattccctccATACTTGATGAGTATCTGTGAACGTGTGTAGTGAAAAATGTAAATCAGCATTTTTCACATTTTTGTCACCTTGCTGATAGTTCTTTATTTTCACTGTTAGCACATTTATCTATTTCTTATTGAACTACCACAATAAAAATACTCTGCTAAGAATTGTTGAAATTAATGTTCATGTTGCTCTGTGTCAGCTGACTGTGTAAATAGGCCACTTTTTTCTCACAAATCCACCATATTCAATGTATGAGGTGATAATATGCCAGTGCTGTTCTGCTGCCCTCAAGTAGTAAAAAAGACCAAGAActattaaaacatgtttaatTTCAACAACAGATATATAATCCAAAACTGCATTTTGGTGAGAGACCAGGGAACTTTTGTTCAAAGAAAACCACCATATTTTGTGATTCATAAAAGTAAACATattgtatgtattttttttgttcttcttctaCTGGACATGGTGGTTCTGCAGGTGTGGGGGACATTACTACGACGAAACCTGTCTCCGGAGGTAGGCTTGGATTTGTATGAGAAATGTAATAGGACTGTTATAGTATAACATAACCCTCATATATACAATATGTTTGAAATTACAATTGTACTAGTTGACACAAATGAACAACAGTTAAAATGACAAAGAAGGTTTTACATTTGAGGTGATTTACTCTGCTATGGCATCTTGAAATAAGTATTTCTGAAAtaacaaaaaaattaaatatatttcagTCGACACCTGTGGAGCTCGCCCCCTGGTTACTGACGGTGACGTTGTGGAAAACACTGGAAGGAGTTTGCGGTACCAATGCGCTGCTCATTACGAACGAGTGGGTCCGAAGATGGTGGTATGTTACAGCGATGGCACGTGGTCCGAAGCACCCACCTGCAAAGGTAAAAACAAGTGCACTCTAACATTCAGAGAACTTGGCTgtgtaaataaacatgttgtttcTTTTTCCAGCCACCTTCTGTTCTGTGGACACTGATGAACTTTCTCACGTAAAATCTGTTGGAGTCAGATTTATATATGATGGTGAAAAAGAGAATTTGGAATGTTCCACGCATGGCACGTTTTTGGATAAGTTTTCTAAAGCCCGGTGCACTCATGGGAAAGTTACGCTTTCTGAATGTAAGTATAATTTAAAGCTTGTTACATATTCAATGCCATTAAAATATTTTTGAACATTGTTGTTTAAAAGACATAACTTACGGAAAGCAAGAACTAAGTAATTTAGTCGAATACCCAAGTAACTTCTCAGTTTTGTTGCTTTTTGGTCAAGTCCCGAGTATGACCCCCAAAGATACTGCAGTCAATAGAGAGCCacagtgacgtgtcctaaaacccggaagtaaactccttctggttccctcgacaaaaacgcTAGGGTTTGGGAAAATATCTGGAAATCAGGTCTGCGGTTGAgtcacatttaagagacggatcacgttttgttcagccagataatctccacatgtctatcctacttttatcattttcgaatcataaatctagtcgccggAAGCAAAATGCtgacgttatgctataaaggaactacagcagggtcgctgcttcaacgtcacgccaacttaagatccatattcaaacacacagactctaaatggaacgagttgaagcgtttgtttgaacagtctgcaggaggcagggacttgctttcaagcagagcAGAAACTAACTTAGAGGAGTGtctacgtgttcggcgtaatgacgttcaacggcctcgacaacttctgtagtcctattcagccacttggtaacaaccatcgtttctcagacacgtccactcttcagaaatcaccagtggggtcgcTGCTGATgtgtttaatgtcgtagaacaaaacgtgatccgtctcttaaatgtgtctcaacctcagaccttagttccagatattttccaaaatcctatggagaaatcccattgcttgtcgagggaaccggaagtggtaaaatggtaacttacttccaggttttaggacgcgtcactgtggcacactaTACTGCAGGTATACAGTCTCATAAACACAAAAAACATCAAATATTTTGAATTATCAAAAATGTAATTCATTCATTTAGACATGCCTCAATTCAGGTCACAAGTCTTTAACAAGTCCAACTCGAGTCCATGTCACAATGTTTTGTATGGACATTTCTAAACCAAATCAACCTCACAGACATCATTTacataaaaaacgtaatagtTATGTATATAAAACGAAGGCACACTTATTTGAACCCAAAACATGATATGTTTCCTAAACATAACCACATACTTTTGGTACCTCAATCTAACGTAGCTAAAATGTATACATCTGTAAACCGTTCATAGTGTTGGCTGTGTGAGGGTGCAGTGTGCCCCTGTTGAAGCCTTACATTGGAAACAGCTGATGGCGGCTTCTTAAAGGCCTGATAACATTTGCAATGGTTGCCAGACAGTTAAGCAGATAGTATTTACTTCCAGAGGTGGGggaagtactcaaatcttgtacttgagtaaaagtagaagtaccagagtgttacaagtcctgcattcaaaatgttcttcaagaAAAAGgtgttggcatcaaaatatagttaaagtaccaaaagtaaaagtagtcattctgcagattggtccatttcagaataatatatatgatatgttttgattataattattcatTAACCGAGCAAGACCACACCCCTAAAGATACTGCAGTCTATACTGCAAGTATCTTGCTCAAGGATTaatcgacatgttgactacatgggctgggatcgaactcacgaccttctggttgaaagaagACCGCACTCGCTCGTAGCTACAGTCACCCATCTGCCTTACATTGGAAACAGCTGATGACGGCTTCTTAATGGCCTGATTAAAATCGCAATGGTTGCCAGACAGTTAAGCAGATAGTATTGACTTcctgaggtgggagaagtacttaaatcttctacttgagtaaaagtaccagagtgtaggaatactctgcattcaaaatgttcctcaagtaaaagtagaaaagtattgtcatcaaaatatagtgaaagtagcgacagtaaaagtagtcattgtgcagattggtccatttcagaataatatgttttataatgattgatcatgaaagtgttctcaaagctggtaaaggtgcagctagtctgaatgactttgtagactgcagggtagctggtggatttgctccaggtggaactaaagtctgattcaacacttggttagatttcacatcattcatccacatctgcagAGTAACTACAACTatgtgtagtggagtagaagtacaaagtagcataaaatggaaatactcaagtacaataaaaGTATCTCAAAGTTGTActgaagtacagtacttgagtaaatgtacttagttacttcgcACCTCGGTTGACTTCCTGCTAAGAGAAGCTAACCCCTGCTAGCTACATGTTTAGCATAAGCAAATGAAGTTGATCTCTTTAATCCCAAAAACTATTTATTTCAAAGATAATTTCACAGTTGTGGCTTTGTACTCAAGTGACACCATCAAATTCGCAGTCAACACTTGCCTACATTACCCACAAAGCCACTCAGTCGCAGTTAAATCAGTCACTTTAATGTGTATTTGTTGGTAGTGGCTAATGTAGCCTGGAGCCTTTAGCAGCTCCACATTTTCAGTGTTGTTCTTTTCTCTCCATGTTTTCAGGTTGCAATTGGTTTCAATCGGTGAGTGTTATTTCTGAATATACCTTTTGAAGAAACACATTGTATTAAAGCTTGTGTTCAtgcatttgtattttaccatattttgttttcatttcttatgatattgttttttgtttttcaccAGGTTTTATGCAAAGATCTAGTGCCAGTTGGAATGTAATGCTGCCGTTGGATTGGCTCTCTCCACACTGACACATCCTGGAAACTTTTGAGGGTTAAGATTGTGAGACACTTTGTGTTTTTCTAGAATACGCCTCACTACTCATCGTGTGTATTTCATTTAGAGGTCTCAATAAAGTATTCAACTCTTAGAAGCCTTTTACATTTCTTTGCAGaattcttgtattttgttacttTTTTCATGACATTTTCGATTTACTATACTAAATATGTTGTTCATGCTTTTGGAAATACCATACTATGAAATGTTTTCATGATATTTTCAACATGATGTTTTTTCTCTATTAGTTAACTACATATGATATGAAGATACTATACTACTTgcaggcccgccttaacctgccatcaggccctggggctgataggtgttgtaggccccctatttaaacaacaaatgaaagtcatttatagcctcggcaggctctgtgatcgcacttctccactctgctctacgcgcgcctggtcctctcctccagatgagtgacgtatcgggcctccctcatgtatttgtccggttgccgttggctcccctccacgtagcaagtcctcgtcgtcctctccatctcctccaacagataatgtccatactgtctgtttttcctctcccgctactccatcgctatcagaaccagacggcctacttggctccgaggccccgcggccggcaccgctactgctcggtacagaactcatccgtccttcctcctcatcccggcctacaggtttaaaataacctgtaagcttcggcatttttgtaatagctgcttgtctcgaaactccttttccctcaacaatttcctttcccgagcgccactctcaaactttttcttctcaaactttttctcctaaacaaccttcatctgtcactcaatcactcgcaatttgaataagtcacatgtgaaacatattctcattctgattggctgtgaagtggtgcccactgactgttacggagtcatctctggaatccatcgatctgattgattagcggagcaaatgatcaaaatagtatggagggaagatattttcgtttggattactggtctgggggaagctcgcgagtgtgtgtgtttgtgtatttttgcgtttgtgtgtattgtgtttgtttcccggggaaaacactcacgagaaacaccggctgttgttgtgcctgctgtgacgtcaagttactctgttctccgcttgtaattatgccgttacaagcttcaatgttgtatttatcatctgaatttgccgaaacaattttaatattctgaaagccaagactttgtttatttgaagctatatgaaaacaaactgtaacggaccctgccgtgttatctatgattactatacgccttacattcataatgtcagccggagggagggggagtgagtggcgagtgagagctgtcatcttccctttacaagcttcaaacatttatttatcgtgtgattttggaaataaaagtttcatattctgaaagccaagactttgtttatctaaatgttttttaaaaacatccgaaaaagaaaaaacatttaattacattttttttttaaacttttgtattggctcatgataggcccctgatctccgtaggcccctgggcttcagcccaggtcagcccgtgcattaaggcggccctgactACTTggcaatagagtggtgcagtgacgcgtcctaaaacccgaaagtaaggcccattcccaaaccgcccccgacaccctacccctccgtttgcgcgttcacgcggagggtccgctatattaagggctgttccaaaccaacgagaACAAGCCCTcaaagtttgtgcccaga is a genomic window of Pseudochaenichthys georgianus chromosome 21, fPseGeo1.2, whole genome shotgun sequence containing:
- the LOC117466314 gene encoding sushi, von Willebrand factor type A, EGF and pentraxin domain-containing protein 1-like; this translates as MVGCYSDGTWSEAPTCKATFCSVYTDELSHIKSVGVRYINDGEEENLECSSSVFHFSEARCTRGKVKLSECVGDITTTKPVSGVDTCGARPLVTDGDVVENTGRSLRYQCAAHYERVGPKMVVCYSDGTWSEAPTCKATFCSVDTDELSHVKSVGVRFIYDGEKENLECSTHGTFLDKFSKARCTHGKVTLSECCNWFQSVLCKDLVPVGM